One genomic region from Zalophus californianus isolate mZalCal1 chromosome 14, mZalCal1.pri.v2, whole genome shotgun sequence encodes:
- the SERPINB5 gene encoding serpin B5, with the protein MDALRLANSAFAVDLFKQLCEKEPADNVLFSPICLSTSLSLAQVGAKGDTANEIGQVLHFENIKDVPFGFQTVTSDVNKLSSFYSLKLIKRLYVDKSLNPSTEFISSTKRPYAKEMETVDFKDKLEETKGQINQSIKDLTDGRFENILADNSVSDQTKILVVNAAYFVGKWMKKFPESETKECPFRINKTDTKPVQMMSMEATFCMGNVDGINCKVIELPFQNKHLSMLILLPSDVEDESTGLEKIEQQLNSETLLQWTNPSTMANAKVKLSIPKFKVEKLVDPKASLENLGLKNTFNENTSDFSGMSETKGVALSNVIHRVCLEITEDGGDSIEVPGSRILQHKDEFNADHPFIYVIRHNKTRNIIFFGKFCSP; encoded by the exons ATGGATGCTCTACGACTGGCAAATTCGGCCTTTGCAGTTGACCTGTTCAAACAACTGTGTGAAAAGGAGCCAGCAGACAATGTCCTCTTCTCTCCAATCTGTCTCTCCACCTCTCTGTCCCTTGCTCAAGTAGGCGCCAAAGGGGACACAGCAAATGAAATTGGACAG gTCCTCCATTTTGAGAATATCAAAGACGTACCCTTTGGATTTCAAACAGTAACATCGGATGTGAACAAACTTAGTTCCTTTTATTCACTGAAACTAATCAAACGGCTCTATGTAGACAAATCTCTGAATCCTTCTACA GAGTTCATCAGCTCTACGAAGAGACCCTACGCAAAGGAAATGGAAACCGTTGACTTCaaagataaactggaagaaaCAAAAGGTCAGATCAACCAGTCAATCAAGGATCTCACGGATG GCCGCTTTGAGAACATCTTGGCTGACAACAGTGTCAGTGACCAGACCAAAATCCTTGTGGTTAATGCTGCCTACTTCGTTGGGAAGTGGATGAAGAAATTTCCTGAATCTGAGACCAAAGAATGCCCGTTCAGAATCAACAAG ACGGACACCAAACCAGTGCAGATGATGAGTATGGAGGCCACGTTCTGTATGGGCAACGTTGATGGTATCAATTGTAAGGTCATAGAACTTCCCTTTCAAAATAAGCACCTCAGCATGCTCATTCTGCTACCCAGTGATGTGGAAGATGAGTCCACGGGCCTGGAGAAG ATTGAACAACAGCTCAACTCAGAGACGCTCTTGCAGTGGACCAATCCCAGCACCATGGCCAACGCCAAAGTCAAACTCTCCATTCCAAAATTTAAGGTGGAAAAGCTTGTTGATCCCAAAGCTAGTCTGGAAAACCTAGGGCTGAAAAATACCTTTAATGAGAATACATCTGATTTCTCTGGAATGTCAGAGACCAAGGGAGTGGCCCTCTCCAATGTTATTCACAGAGTGTGCTTAGAGATAACAGAAGATGGTGGGGATTCCATAGAGGTGCCAGGGTCGCGAATCCTGCAACACAAGGATGAATTCAATGCCGACCACCCGTTTATTTACGTCATCAGGCACAACAAAACGCGAAACATCATTTTCTTTGGCAAGTTCTGTTCTCCTTAA